In Populus alba chromosome 4, ASM523922v2, whole genome shotgun sequence, the genomic window TCCTTCCTGCTTTGTCCTCTCtcattttcattgattttgttttgtatatGACTCGGGTTGGTCAGGTTTATCACCAAATTAACGGGTGTGATTTTTGGAGAAATTAAATATTCGACTCTCTGAAGAAAACTCTCCTTTTATCTCTGAAGAATTCCAGTTCAATTGCCACTCCAATATTCTGCCccagaagtaaaaaaaaatctggtgcgtttaaataaaaaaatctcttccCAGGGGCGTTTAACTTGAGAAGGAACATTTACCATGCTTCTCTCACAATGATCAAGAACAGTAAAGCAAAGTCGCCAGCCCAAGCGGATGTTCTCACATCTCACAACTAGACTCTGTTCACTGATGGATTTCTATTCTAACATTCAaccaaattttgttttgaaaggaCTCCTCCGATGCCTTCTCTTATCAGTTGCTAGAAAACCTGCATTCATGAACAGTAAAGAGTGTTTCGAGTCACGTGGGAACTTGCTCGCAGAGTTGCAGGCATTTCATTTGTTCTTTgcgttgattgttttttctcgAAAGTATTGGGCTCATGAGGACCagggggagggagggagggggagGAGCTGTTGCCATTTCTGCTGCAGAAATGGCGTTGAATCATGTAgcaaaaggagagaagaaagcaaccaatcataatattaatatcaggAACGCATTTAGTGGGAAGATATTATTGAATGGAACATGtgtcttatatatatacaaatggAAAGAATCAAAGGAATTAGAACAAAAGGgaagaaaatttacaaatacAACCGACTGTTAcataaacaattaaacaaacGGATAGATGATGATGCATCACGCTATCAGCATTGCCATTTTCATTCCTGATGGCATGATCATCAAATGAGGAGCAAAGCCTTGATTGTGATGCCTGCAGGGATGTCATTCTAGGCCGATGCAAATCAATTCCAAAGCAATAGAAGGTAGAAGAAATTGTGCACCTGAGAACATGCTGGTATGTTTTACACATGCATTCTGGGCACCTTGGTTTTCTGTAAATGCTTCGACCAAAACCCCGTATGCGAACACTCTGACCATCCTCAATCATCTTTCTTACTCTATCTTCAAAACTATTCCAACCTATGGTGCTATTCTCTGACAAAATTGCTGCTAGCCTCTTCTTGTTAGGCCGCAGGTTTGGAGCGTGACCACCGCCATAGTAAGTGCGGAATCCAGACACCAGAGATGAGAGTTGGCTTCCAGAATCAGTCATGGCAAAGACATTGCAAAGAGATTCTTGTTAACGTTGAGCTTCTCCGTGTTTAATATCTGCATGTCCTGTAACTATGTAATATTTGAACCTCTAAGTAATGTCCTTTACCTGAAGTTTCGAAGGCAACGGATCAAATCCAAGCCGATTACCGAATCCAAGAAGGTGAACAACTCCATTTTGCAGTAGGAGAGGAAGAGTTTTTGTAAGGTAATCGATGGGCGTTGCCTCCTTCACAATGTCCGCATCAGTAATCTAACAAAAGCAAGATGAAAGGAGATGAGGTAATGCTGTGAAATAGCACTGCCTTTATAGCACGTAGAAACCAAGAAGATCACACACTAGGCCACCGATTGCTTCAATATCTAATGACTTCAAATGAGAAGGAAGCTCCTTTACGATGTTCACTTCATCCTTCATGATATTCATAAAATACTGTTCTTGATAGATATCACCGAATTGGCTGCATTTCCATAAAATGAAAGAGGTGAGTTTTCTGCAGAGTACTACTGAATTTCCATGATCATCTCATGAAGAAGATAGTGCTATAGATTTATTTAAATACCATTGAACAGCAGACCTTGGATCCTTCCATACATTGCTGTAAAGAAATCTGGGAAGAACTAGGGTTGCGTTAAGTAAAGATGCCAAGGCAATGGCATTGCATATCTGCCATGAGCAACAATTGTGTCACTGAAATATACAATGGCAATTCTGATAACAAGGAAAGACATAGAAAGATGCATGGAGCACTTACCAGCaagataaaaactatattaattaaGCTGAGAttatcaaatttcaaatataaaaaattccttCAGGAAAACCTCAATGCTGCTACATCTTGTAATCAATTTGGTAAAAAGCCTATATGGATTATCCAGGcttcataaatttgatttagaaGGGAAAGAACAAAAGCTATGGTAAGGAATGCCTCAGATTTAAAACATCTTAATAAATGATCATTCCGGACTATTAGTTGAGGTATTTCCTCTTCAATGATGACTACAACAATTGTTATAATTCATCAGTTCCCTCTTAACCACAAGAGAATTCGGAGGCAAGTCCCACATTGTACTTTATCAAACTATTGTCACACACAAAGATAGGTTTCACATAATTTCAAAGTCATTCTTCCAGTTCTTCCATGAACACATTCAAACCTTTAGCTATCTACAAACTTCACTCTTCTGCCAATTAGCTAGAGCTCAACTGGCATTAGCGTCCAATTTTGAACATCCCCTTTgtagagagaggagaaaaaaaaaaacgagtccACTCTTCTAATATGTGCAAGGCcaagagaaaaaatttaaattccatGGAGGAACTTATAACTCCATTTCCGAGTACTGAAATCCAAGACCTATCCACGCTGTTGCAATTCAAAAGACCTTTatctgttttaaaaaatagagacaTAAAAAAGCCAAGCTATTTTTGTATTATCTGTTTTCTGGAacttccaaatttatttttcatgcttgagtagattcattttattttatccccAAAAACCATGTTCATTGAACCAAACTTCATGTGGATGCAGAATGAGTGTGAGCTATCCGTTGGATATACTAACCTAACTTCATGTGGATATGCAACTAATGTGAGCTAGCCACCTGAAGATGAGATTTCCTATTCAATGAGTTATGATTTCTTTAGAAATTGCCGAAAGAAAAGGTTGCAACTACGTACATGGAATATGCAAGAGACTGTATCCTTATCTTTGGCTCATATACAAGACATCTGCTAACTTTTTAACATTCACTTTACTTCCCCCATGTTCTCATTGATCCTAAGACCATACCTACAGAGATGTAAGAAAACATGGTATTTATTGTTCTTTCCTATTTTTCTACTAGAAATCATTCTCCCCAGTAGGTATGCAAATTGTTCAGTTGTTTGTGGTAAATTGCCAATTAACTCCATAGCAGTGGCTGAAACATGGCACGTTGTGGTGAGAATCTAACAACTTCAGTAATACATGTTTCCCTTGCAAATCTAATCAAACCATTTTAACATATGCCTATTgatctctgatttttttttctttgtttccctTTTTCTGTTTCACCATTCTGTCACTCAAAGATGATAATGAATTGTAGAGAGGAAGATCGTGTgatgtttacatgaaaatacAAACCCAGGATCCGAGAAGCTCTAGCTCAAACCTTTTTATTCATTCTATCATGAACAATCGAAGCAGGGAGCAATTAATAAGCAAATACCAAATGCAAAATGATTATGAATCCTTCCGTAAATGATGTAATCCATGCAGAACTCTACAGTAATGTAGTATCATCATGAACATAAAACTTGAGTCTGTAAAACAATTGAGATGGATCAACCAACGAAATAAGACAGAGCAACCAATAATATGATTCTATGACACttcaaaaagtaaattattaaaaactacaTTAACCTATGTGTCTGAAAGGTTTAGACACTTACAGCTACTCTTTGTTGATCGAGACCACCATTTTCACTGACCATTATGTACCCATTGTTTTTGTCAGGTTGCCCTGTCTCAACAAAATAGCTGTCTTAATCATGGTACTTCTGGTCATTTAATTTCCCAGATTTCATAGTGTCATCACCATTCATTACACACTAAACATTACTTTTACACGCAAAAACAGAAGATGTTAAATTACCTAATTTTTCTCCATCTTTTCTATCTCCACAAGGTTTCCATAAAGATGCCTTCCGTGGTTCCTCCCAAAAATTCGATGTATCAAAAACTCATCTAACATGAATCTGTTAAATGTAAAAATTTTGAAGCAAACCTCTGCAAGAGCACTGTAAGACAAGTTTTGGAGCCGGCCATACATCGGGACTGAACGTTCCTCTTCATTAGCATATGCAGTTCTATCCCCCTTTAGATACAATAATTACCAATTAACTACGTAACTGTCTCAAACACCCAACCTATTAACCTATTGAAATTTGCatattttttgctaaaaaaaatagaaattattcgGCTGGATCCTATATGATACATAGAGAACttgatctaaaaaaagaaaaactaagaatTCATAAATCTTTCAGATTTAATGATAGGCTAGCAAATGTCTTCTTCTAAGCAATGTGCGgaatgggaaaaagaaaaaaaaagggttcacGGTCCGTTATGTGATGGTAGAAGCCATGGCCCTAGATAGGTGCGCTcagataatcataaaaaaaaataaaaaaaattgcatgactaaaatgtaaaaacatgtCGCATGTTACTGAAGTTCATTTGCAAACTTTGAACTAAAACATTATCCACTAGTCCCAACTTATAATTGTATGCTGTAGAATGTGAATAATAAGTAAATTGTATAGACCACAGAGAGAGAAGTGAATAATTAATTCGAAAACGCAGTTGTTAGTGTTTTTGTCATCTACTGCTGTAGATGATGAACACAACTCCTAAGAACAGTTGCCAACACTGTCACGATGCAAATCCGAAAGTTATCGAAAATGCAAAGTGTAAGTTATGTTAGTGCTCTAAACAAGCAGCATCGTACCTTAACACCGCTTGATGTCATTGGGGGTGAACTATTTTGCAGACTTATCGAATCAGAAAGTGACACCATGAAAGAATCAAGCAAGAGAAGAGACCCCATCAATGCAAACATAAGAGCAATTGACTTAACATGCTTACGGGACCACAAGTGCCTTTTCCCAACATAAACTGCCTTACAAGAACCAAGATTTCCATGCTCGTTTTTCAAATCATGAAGCTATGCAACTTTAGTTTTCCAATTATTATCCCCTCCCGACAGTCTCCTCCCAAGGATAGGATCAATACCAGGCAAACATTCCGAACTTCTTGTCTGATAATCTTTCATTTTCACAACATCAGGACGAGGACTTCTAGAGGATCCTTGCTTCCCCAGTATAGCATTACCTCTCTCAAATCTCAataataaagcttaattaagtaGTCAGACTAATTACAAGATGTCACCACAATCTCTAATACAGCACGACTAAGAAATCTAATTTgcctaataattaaaagaaaatcacttttcaaacaTTAACCATCATCACAAGAAACTCGAGCAACctattttaacatcaatatcaaCGTTGAGAATTTCAAGAAACTGCAAAAATATAGATTACTTTCAAGACGAAAACTACAAGAAACCATCAAGCCTGCGTCTCTCTCTTCAAACAATGACCCACCAACGCATTcaatcaaaaaagaagaagaagttatatatatatatatatatatatatatatgtgtgtgagtGAGATATAAGAGTTGAAAAGTCAGCAACACTTTCCAAATGATTACCTCGTAAAGAAAGATTAATATCTGCAACAACTACTTGCCACCAAAcccaccaacaacaacaacaacaacaacagctaAACATTCTTTCGAGCTTCTGTTTTGGTGCagagacaaagaagaagaagaaaatgatgatgatgagaaagAGAGCTTAAAAAGAAATGGGTGCAAAATGGAAGTTGTAAGGTTTCGTTAATTTGGCGGTTCCTTTGTTACccatataacaaagaaaaaagggtgaactcagcttcttctttttaatttattcggttttttttttcatgcttaacTGGTAGCactgatttattaaaatatcatggTTGAGGTTTTCGACGTGGTGTTGAAcccttctatatatatatatatatatatatatatatatatatatatatatatatatatatatatcattttattttgatgctCTGAAATAgggtatttgatttttattttttgttttttgagtttgataatatcaataaaattaattacacaaGTATTATCGTTATACAgagcttttgatatcaaaataattcttttataatacaaattggtcattataaaatatattcaattagcAAAATCGCGTATTCattttttacaatatatttCAGTGTACAATTAGTAAACTCGGGtgttaatttaatctttttaacaCATCAATatgttagaattaaaaaaaaattaacgaaaatatataaaaaactgcaGCAAAGCACATATCTCAagctttttttataagatttaataaaaatttttttaaagcttcagttatttatcttgattttggTCTGCTACATAGAATATctgatttttaatgttttttgaggTGACAAAGTAAAAGCaatataggaagaaaaaaaaaaaaaaaagaggaacgTAAGCGTTACGTTTAGGATTCTTAGgagagtttgtttttaaaacaaaatcattttgtttaaaTCCCTGAATCTTAATCTCGGTTGAAAACGTCTGTCTTATGAATCATATATCAATGCAATTAAAAGAGGATATTTGATTAGAGATATTTGATTCTAAAAACAATCTCTCCGTCttatattaattagataatGCCATAAACattgtaaataattaatattaaacttacatatTGTATTAACATTTTTGCACCCAACATTGCGATATCCCTCCATCTTTCTTAGAAGAAAAATACTATCACTCTAATGGATTCTAAATGAGATAAGCTCTGAtgctacttgttttttttttttttaatcatttctagTGATTTATTGTACCTAATATCAATTGTCTGTTTACATGTATGACAATAAATCTACTATAATGAGTTTTGGGTGAACGAGTAGATTGTAGAACTATCAATTCTAAGTCCATGCATGATTTCTTTGTCATTTTCAATTACTTGGTGAATTAATATATCCACTACTATTTACTCTTAATTATAACTTATGATCATCAATTGATATATCAAATCATGTCAATAAATAATTGGGTGAGCTTTTATTGAGATCATTAAATCCAAATTAAATCTAATAATGAGTCATTgctaaatattttgtttatgtagCAACAGCCCATGGATAATAgcttgtttaaatttatttatcctATAATACATAATTTAGTCAAATTTATTTATCCTATAATACCgagattttttcataatttttattgaatgggATTTTTATAGTCAGAACCTAAATATCCAAACAATAACTATTATGAGTTAATGTACCTAGAGGTAAGATTTGGTGACACAAATGTTTGGgactaacaaagaaaataaatatacccAATTGACATATAGGTGTCAGCAATAATattaaacctaaaaatttaaaattcaaaaggaatatatgttttgtaagcaaaaaaaaattggcatgTTATTACtcattaacatttaaaataatagctTATTATATATCTATTTATCTCAAATACTTTAAATGAAtaacaaaacatttattttttgaccCAATTTCAAAAGGGAAAAGTTTTTAAGGGGTTTTAGAATGTCGACCATAAAAGCTTTTTTAATATGGAAGAAATCTTTATGAAGtttatagataaattataaaacttaatatgCATGCaattaatataacaaatatttttgttgtttttttaatttggaaataGGGACATACAAACTTAAAATGCTTGTatgaatatatcaaaatgataatgatgattaaCAAAACttacatgaattataattagatgaaaaaatatttatttgtgtgAAAATCTTGATCAAAATGCATGGAATttcaaatatatgtttttataacatgaaaatgaaaataactacAACAATGATAAGAATGAAAACATAAGTTGCCATGTCAAATCCAAAGACTACGCTTTCATGGAAggtggaaataaaaaattagcattCTTTGGACTTAACATGAATAAAACCTAATGaaaattaaaggtattttttatgcatttgttCTCAAAATCacacatttaaaattatatcgaGTCTTCCATAATAATtggttattattttgttttcatgatttaaaaaattacattttatatctttaatcaactcataaattaaaataatataaaaaaattaaatttactaaCACAAATACACGAatgtcatataaaaaaa contains:
- the LOC118037028 gene encoding LOW QUALITY PROTEIN: O-fucosyltransferase 8 (The sequence of the model RefSeq protein was modified relative to this genomic sequence to represent the inferred CDS: substituted 1 base at 1 genomic stop codon) translates to MKDYQTRSSECLPGIDPILGRRLSGGDNNWKTKVAXLHDLKNEHGNLGSCKAVYVGKRHLWSRKHVKSIALMFALMGSLLLLDSFMVSLSDSISLQNSSPPMTSSGVKGDRTAYANEEERSVPMYGRLQNLSYSALAEVFFDTSNFWEEPRKASLWKPCGDRKDGEKLGQPDKNNGYIMVSENGGLDQQRVAICNAIALASLLNATLVLPRFLYSNVWKDPSQFGDIYQEQYFMNIMKDEVNIVKELPSHLKSLDIEAIGGLITDADIVKEATPIDYLTKTLPLLLQNGVVHLLGFGNRLGFDPLPSKLQVKDIKSLCNVFAMTDSGSQLSSLVSGFRTYYGGGHAPNLRPNKKRLAAILSENSTIGWNSFEDRVRKMIEDGQSVRIRGFGRSIYRKPRCPECMCKTYQHVLRCTISSTFYCFGIDLHRPRMTSLQASQSRLCSSFDDHAIRNENGNADSVMHHHLSVCLIVYVTVGCICKFSSLLF